A portion of the Edaphobacter bradus genome contains these proteins:
- a CDS encoding L-rhamnose mutarotase gives MTVDLKDDATAISEYKRYHRNVWPEIKKSLYDVGVVDMEIYLLNTRMFMILDVDDSFSFSAKAAADAANTKVQEWEDIMGGFAQPLPQSTPEQRWVLMQKVFHLTEQ, from the coding sequence TTGACAGTTGACTTGAAGGACGACGCAACGGCGATCTCGGAGTACAAACGGTACCACCGTAATGTGTGGCCCGAGATCAAAAAGAGCCTTTACGACGTCGGGGTGGTGGACATGGAGATTTATCTGCTCAACACGCGAATGTTCATGATTCTCGATGTCGATGACAGCTTTTCGTTTTCGGCCAAGGCCGCTGCAGACGCTGCCAACACCAAGGTCCAGGAGTGGGAGGACATCATGGGAGGGTTTGCACAGCCGCTGCCTCAGTCGACTCCGGAACAACGTTGGGTGCTGATGCAGAAGGTGTTTCATCTGACAGAGCAATAG
- a CDS encoding SDR family NAD(P)-dependent oxidoreductase, translating into MAEAFYLENKLALVTGGASGIGAATVRELARAGAQVLIADLNLSAAQALASELPHAKAIHMDVTDAASITAALAGVPQLDILVNNAGIGLVGDITRTSEEDFTRVMRVNVNSVFLVTQAAFPLLLTSRGSIVNIGSVAGSVGVKQRFAYCASKGAVQAMTRQIAVDYPKELRVNCIAPGTVQTPFVEGYLEKYHPHEKDKIRAELVARQPIGRLGTPEDIASLVRYLCSAEAEFINGAVIAIDGGWTAA; encoded by the coding sequence ATGGCAGAAGCGTTTTACCTGGAAAATAAACTTGCCCTCGTCACCGGGGGAGCCAGCGGCATCGGCGCCGCAACTGTTCGCGAACTTGCTCGAGCTGGAGCCCAAGTCCTCATCGCCGACCTTAACCTTTCCGCCGCCCAGGCGCTAGCTTCCGAGCTTCCTCATGCGAAGGCCATCCACATGGATGTCACCGATGCCGCCTCCATTACGGCAGCGCTCGCGGGAGTCCCGCAGCTCGACATCCTCGTCAACAATGCGGGCATCGGCCTCGTCGGCGACATCACCCGCACCTCGGAGGAGGACTTCACTCGCGTCATGCGGGTCAACGTGAACAGCGTCTTTCTCGTCACTCAGGCTGCCTTCCCGCTGCTCCTCACATCCCGCGGATCGATCGTCAACATCGGCTCGGTGGCAGGCTCAGTCGGTGTGAAGCAGCGCTTCGCCTACTGCGCCAGCAAGGGTGCAGTGCAGGCCATGACGCGCCAGATCGCCGTCGACTACCCCAAAGAGCTTCGCGTCAACTGCATCGCTCCCGGCACGGTGCAGACGCCTTTCGTTGAGGGCTATCTCGAGAAGTATCACCCTCACGAAAAGGACAAGATCCGTGCGGAGCTGGTCGCCCGCCAGCCCATCGGCCGACTCGGAACCCCGGAGGACATCGCCTCGCTTGTGCGCTATCTCTGCTCCGCCGAGGCCGAGTTCATCAACGGAGCTGTCATCGCCATCGACGGAGGCTGGACAGCGGCCTGA
- a CDS encoding NHL repeat-containing protein, with protein MNRNNQIRLVGSKRNLLALLASSALFTAGCANMVTTAPSLNPATSATFGGKIYGGNQPISGATVNLYYAGQNGLGSGDPAGGVSNGAAILAATTTSSSDGTGSFSFTKNATNGQASNGNQFSCPTAGDPIVYVTAHGGNTLNDGNASESNSAAAFIGIYGYCSQISNSNFINLTEVTTVATMAAITQYFNPVTESVGADGIGATKLALANTINTISNLADTVAGTALTSKQLVGGGGVTVTATPETAKVNTLANVISACVNNASSSAPACTTLFNSATPPDVSVTGRPYHSPAFTPATDTLQALYYIFSNPTNGGSTNLQNLYGLVPAVGAPYQPTLASAPTDWTIAINYSSTSTCGSSSGKFIGQPQDINVDVSGNIWLANGEATKGNLTEISSNGTPSACVFLGGGSKGGASVDTSGNIWYASTSANTISRYSPSGGAVLTYTTAAAPLAVFADGGSSSSDQNSNIYFTTTDGSLYLIDDGATATTATTPTKISTGLGSNPIHIFVDTSHNVWVTSGGSVISQIVPATTDPGNSLGYLNGFATYQTGVPNNTYGLTVNHTANVWVSSNGTNNSIYNLTGSGTNYAITWSTTTGQAGINSPTAIALDGRSNVWAINNTADTGTGLYTASEVSGVGSSLTTDGTSGGGRQFSSAFLVGGRAITVDQSGNVWLAGDGTPSSITEIVGSAVPVYQPYSFGYNNGRFQTLP; from the coding sequence ATGAACCGCAACAATCAAATCCGGCTCGTGGGCTCAAAGCGAAACCTGCTCGCTTTGCTTGCCTCCAGTGCTCTTTTTACGGCTGGTTGCGCAAACATGGTGACGACGGCGCCCTCACTGAATCCTGCAACCTCGGCAACCTTTGGAGGCAAGATCTACGGCGGCAATCAGCCCATCTCCGGTGCCACTGTCAATCTCTATTACGCTGGCCAGAACGGTCTCGGCTCGGGCGATCCTGCCGGCGGGGTCAGCAACGGCGCTGCCATCCTGGCCGCGACGACCACGTCTTCCTCCGATGGCACGGGCTCATTCAGCTTCACAAAGAACGCCACCAATGGCCAGGCCTCAAACGGCAACCAGTTCTCCTGCCCCACTGCGGGCGACCCTATCGTCTATGTCACCGCCCACGGCGGCAACACGCTCAATGACGGTAATGCCAGCGAGAGCAACAGTGCAGCTGCGTTCATCGGAATTTACGGTTACTGCAGTCAGATCAGCAACTCAAACTTCATCAACCTCACTGAAGTAACGACCGTCGCGACCATGGCTGCGATTACGCAGTACTTCAATCCGGTCACCGAGAGCGTCGGTGCCGACGGCATCGGTGCAACAAAGCTCGCCCTCGCCAACACGATTAACACCATCTCGAACTTGGCTGACACCGTCGCGGGAACTGCGCTTACTTCCAAGCAGCTTGTCGGAGGGGGTGGCGTCACCGTGACGGCAACTCCGGAGACCGCCAAGGTCAATACTTTGGCCAACGTCATTTCGGCTTGCGTCAATAACGCGTCATCGAGCGCACCTGCATGCACGACGCTCTTCAACAGCGCGACGCCTCCGGACGTCTCCGTAACTGGCAGACCGTACCACAGTCCAGCATTTACGCCGGCGACTGATACGCTGCAGGCGCTTTATTACATCTTCAGCAACCCCACGAATGGCGGTTCGACAAACCTGCAGAATCTTTACGGTCTCGTACCAGCCGTTGGCGCCCCCTATCAGCCAACTCTTGCCTCCGCTCCAACGGATTGGACGATTGCCATCAACTACAGCAGCACCAGCACCTGCGGCAGCAGCAGTGGCAAATTTATCGGTCAGCCGCAGGACATCAACGTCGACGTCAGCGGCAACATCTGGCTTGCTAACGGAGAGGCCACCAAGGGAAATCTTACGGAGATCTCTTCCAACGGCACACCAAGCGCCTGCGTCTTCCTTGGCGGAGGATCGAAGGGCGGGGCCTCAGTCGATACATCGGGCAACATCTGGTATGCCTCCACCTCCGCGAATACCATCTCCCGGTACAGCCCATCAGGCGGGGCGGTTCTTACCTACACCACAGCAGCTGCTCCGCTCGCGGTCTTTGCCGACGGCGGTTCCAGCAGCAGCGACCAGAACAGTAATATCTACTTCACGACCACCGATGGCTCGCTCTATCTGATTGACGACGGCGCGACTGCAACTACCGCTACAACACCGACCAAGATATCCACAGGCCTGGGTTCCAACCCGATCCACATCTTCGTCGATACCAGCCACAATGTGTGGGTCACCTCGGGAGGCAGTGTCATCTCCCAGATCGTTCCCGCCACAACGGACCCAGGCAACAGCCTAGGCTATCTGAATGGCTTCGCCACCTATCAGACCGGTGTGCCAAACAATACCTATGGCCTTACGGTCAACCATACGGCCAACGTATGGGTCTCTTCCAACGGAACCAATAACAGCATCTATAACCTGACGGGTAGCGGCACGAACTATGCAATCACGTGGTCGACGACAACTGGCCAGGCTGGAATCAACAGTCCCACTGCGATCGCTCTCGATGGCCGTTCCAACGTCTGGGCAATCAACAACACCGCTGATACCGGAACTGGCCTCTACACCGCCAGCGAGGTAAGCGGCGTTGGCAGCAGCCTCACCACCGACGGCACCTCCGGCGGCGGGCGTCAGTTCTCGTCCGCGTTCCTCGTCGGCGGCCGCGCCATCACCGTCGACCAGTCCGGCAACGTCTGGCTCGCAGGCGATGGAACGCCGTCGAGTATCACTGAGATCGTCGGATCGGCCGTCCCCGTCTACCAGCCGTACTCATTTGGCTACAACAATGGCCGTTTCCAGACACTCCCCTAA
- the yihA gene encoding ribosome biogenesis GTP-binding protein YihA/YsxC — protein sequence MRFRPVFLLSATDAAHFPSEARTFGAPEVAFLGRSNVGKSSLINALLGSNEARVSSTPGRTRAINFFALHEGSGDKMKVRPALIFADLPGYGYAKISKSISAEWPQFIEPYLSEREALALCVCLVDTNIPPQASDHQLITYLKQTQRPFVVVGTKADRLSNNVLAKNVAALKREHGVEEILPVSAKSDAGVKALWQRLMTVAE from the coding sequence ATGCGATTTCGTCCTGTCTTTCTGCTCTCGGCGACCGATGCCGCACACTTCCCTTCTGAGGCTAGAACGTTCGGCGCTCCGGAGGTCGCGTTTCTGGGGCGGTCGAATGTTGGCAAGTCGTCGTTGATTAATGCGCTGCTGGGATCGAATGAGGCGCGGGTGTCTTCGACCCCTGGGCGGACGCGGGCGATCAACTTTTTTGCGCTGCACGAGGGTTCAGGCGACAAGATGAAGGTGAGGCCGGCGCTGATATTTGCCGATCTGCCCGGCTATGGATACGCCAAGATATCCAAGTCAATCTCTGCAGAGTGGCCGCAGTTCATCGAGCCTTACCTCTCTGAACGCGAGGCGCTGGCGCTCTGCGTCTGCCTGGTGGACACGAATATCCCTCCGCAGGCTAGCGATCATCAACTCATAACCTATCTGAAGCAGACTCAGCGGCCCTTTGTTGTTGTGGGCACGAAGGCGGACCGGCTTTCGAACAACGTGCTGGCGAAGAATGTCGCCGCTCTGAAGCGTGAGCACGGAGTGGAGGAGATTCTTCCTGTGTCCGCGAAGAGCGACGCCGGGGTAAAGGCGCTTTGGCAGCGGTTGATGACCGTAGCTGAGTGA
- a CDS encoding fumarylacetoacetate hydrolase family protein, which produces MKLITFTRKSTDKPTPGVLLPVQGSATHYDVVDLSGLGHPTVLSLIEAGPAALDAARAASATAPRVPLSDAQILAPIPRPPRVFGIGLNYQSHAAESKMAVQKVPTVFMKLSSAVVGPDVSIILPAVSTQPDYEAELAVVIGKPGYQISAASAMDHVLGYTIANDVSARDIQLATSQWTLGKSFPTFCPLGPSIVTADEVPDPHSLAISLTVNGELLQSANTRDLIFKIPALIEYISSTTPLEAGDIISTGTPEGVGLGRTPPRWLKPNEEVIVTIERLGQLRNTTVAE; this is translated from the coding sequence ATGAAGCTGATCACCTTTACCCGTAAGTCGACTGACAAACCCACCCCTGGCGTTCTGCTGCCGGTGCAGGGAAGCGCGACGCACTACGATGTCGTTGACCTCTCAGGCCTTGGTCACCCCACGGTGCTGTCCCTCATCGAGGCCGGCCCCGCGGCTCTCGATGCTGCCCGCGCCGCCAGCGCAACCGCGCCCCGGGTCCCGTTGTCCGACGCTCAGATCCTCGCTCCCATTCCGCGCCCGCCACGCGTCTTCGGCATTGGCCTCAACTACCAGAGCCACGCCGCCGAGTCCAAGATGGCAGTGCAGAAGGTCCCTACTGTCTTCATGAAGCTTTCGAGCGCCGTCGTAGGTCCCGACGTATCCATCATTCTTCCCGCCGTCAGCACGCAACCCGACTACGAAGCCGAACTCGCAGTGGTCATCGGCAAGCCCGGATACCAGATCTCCGCAGCCTCCGCCATGGACCACGTCCTGGGCTACACCATTGCCAACGACGTCAGCGCCCGCGACATCCAGCTTGCTACGTCCCAGTGGACGCTGGGCAAATCCTTCCCCACCTTCTGCCCTCTTGGCCCATCCATCGTTACCGCCGACGAGGTTCCCGACCCACATTCGCTCGCCATCTCGCTTACGGTCAACGGAGAGCTCCTTCAGTCCGCCAATACTCGCGATCTCATCTTCAAGATCCCCGCGCTCATTGAATACATCTCCAGCACTACACCCCTCGAAGCTGGCGACATCATCAGCACCGGCACGCCCGAGGGAGTAGGCCTGGGCCGCACGCCGCCGCGCTGGCTCAAGCCCAATGAAGAAGTCATCGTCACCATCGAAAGGCTGGGGCAACTGCGAAACACCACCGTTGCCGAGTAA